The Rana temporaria chromosome 4, aRanTem1.1, whole genome shotgun sequence genome contains a region encoding:
- the PSMB1 gene encoding proteasome subunit beta type-1, which translates to MYMSAESRAGEQMYRGMDYHYTGPVQQRFSPYTFNGGTVLALAGEDFALVASDTRLSEDYSIHSRNTPKCYKLTDKTVLGCSGFHGDCLTLTKIIEARLKMYKHSNNKTMTSNAIAAMLSTILYSRRFFPYYVYNIIGGLDEEGKGAVYSFDPVGSYQRDAYKAGGSASAMLQPLLDNQIGYKNMQNVEHLPLTLEKALQLVKDVFISAAERDVYTGDALKISIVTKDGIKEESIPLRKD; encoded by the exons ATGTATATGTCTGCAGAGTCCCGGGCTGGAGAGCAAATGTACAGGGGGATGGATTACCATTATACGGGGCCGGTGCAGCAGAGGTTCAGCCCTTACACCTTCAACGGAGG TACCGTATTGGCTCTTGCTGGTGAAGATTTTGCACTTGTTGCTTCAGATACACGACTCAGTGAGGATTATTCAATCCACAGCAGAAACACACCAAAATGCTACAAATT GACAGACAAAACCGTTCTTGGATGTAGTGGATTCCATGGAGACTGCCTTACCCTCACCAAAATAATTGAAGCCAGATTAAAG aTGTATAAGCATTCAAACAACAAGACCATGACCAGTAATGCAATTGCAGCAATGCTCTCCACAATTCTCTACTCAAGACGCTTCTTTCCATATTATGTATACAATATCATTGGAGGCCTCGATGAAGAAG GCAAAGGTGCTGTGTACAGTTTTGATCCAGTAGGATCCTATCAGAGAGATGCATACAAAGCTGGTGGCTCTGCAAGTGCCATGCTCCAGCCCCTTCTGGACAATCAG ATTGGCTACAAGAACATGCAGAATGTGGAGCACCTTCCCTTGACACTGGAGAAGGCTCTGCAGCTTGTCAAAGATGTATTTATTTCTGCAGCTGAGAGAGATGTGTACACAGGAGATGCACTGAAAATCTCCATTGTCACCAAGGATGGCATAAAAGAAGAGTCGATTCCACTGAGAAAAGATTAG